The nucleotide sequence tgttgaatgagaTGCTAGCTCAAACACCCAAGCCTCAATTTAATGACGATGCGGTATTGTCACATGTTAGACCAGTTAGTGTTCTCTTTGGCGCAAAAGATTGGTTGACTGATAAAGTCACCATTGGGTTTGCTAATCACCACTGCCCACAATTAAGTACAAGCTATCCCCCTAACAGTAGTGGATTCAAGTTTTCCAACGAATGTGACACCAACGATAGATCAAACGGACAAAAGCCGGAAACATCACGCAACCCTTCAAgtacatcatcattatcgtCTGCTAACACCGTGGTCTCATCAATACCTGTCTCCAAATTGTATCAAAATCCTCATAAGGCAATTGAACAGTCGCAGCTAAATCAGATTCAAACTGATAATGACTTATATTCTTTGGTTGAACAAAACTTGCGATTCACACCCACATTGTATCGAATGTCACCATTTGCAATTAGCCATGAATTTTCCATTGATGATACCCAAGAAACGTGCCCCCTTTCAATATGTCCGTGGCAATTACAACCAAACAAGATAAATTACCTGCAACCAACACCAATTCATCTAAAACTTAAAAGAGGTTTACTTGAAAACATCCAAGATGTGTTTAATCAAACAgttgacgatgatgatgagggCATCTTaaatttggatcaacaaGAAGGTTCAGGGTTTCATGATTGTATAATGGAGATGTCAGTTCCTCCGTCAACTTCACCAAAATACTACTCGTTGTCAAGATTATCATCTCCTCAGTTGACcaaattgtcaatgttcaaatttacaacaacacctGCACCACCAGATACATTTGAAATCCCCGTGGCTCCTGAAACTACTCCAGTGTCAAATGCTGGTATATCTGTCAATGTTAGTCCCTTTTCTGAACATGATGAGAATAATCATTCGGACGATGATATTGCCATTTGCAAGACTGAAACTTCCCCAAAATCAACCTGGAGTGACTCATCTGATTTTTACCATGCTGCCACCTCAGGGCTTGATGCGTCCAGGTTAAAAGATTATAAAAAGGCATTCTTTGGCCAATACAGTAAGGCATCCATCACAAAGGTTAAGATGGCTGAATCtgataaaaagtttttaCGCAAGAATGATctgaaatcaaattactttacattgattgataatttggATATATTCACatgttcaaaatttgctTGTGCAAGAAGGTACAACTGTCCTGTGAAAGAGTGTCCCATGTATTTCCTTGGtatcaaaaagaaagctgaattgaaacatcATGTACATTATGAGCACTTGAAAAATGGACTTGTTAAGTTTAGTTGTCGCGAATACGAAGATGaaataatgaagattttgtttgtttgtaatGAGGCTGGATGTGGTAAAGCTTTTTATCGGTGTGATTCACTAAACAGACATGTCAATTTGGTTCATGGGAATAGACGGAAAGGAGGTGTCAAAAGAAAGttggctgttgttgttggcgAAGCTGAAAACGTTGACGATGAATATGTGGTTAATTATGACGGTGATAGTGAGTTAGATAATCAAAGTGTTTCTGATAGTAAAGTGGGTACCACACtgggaaaaagaagaaagttgTCCAACTAATTGGTTGTGGGTTTGGATTGACTTCACTTGTTTTagtttgttttggtttcatTTTACGGGGCTTTATTTCAATTCTGGTTAGAAAAAAACCGCTTAATAATTCCGCACCACAGAAAAAATATATCGATGCTACCGGTTCATTGAAACTTtcatttgttttcttcatttcaataattGCCTAAGTGCAACGTGTATTGAGCTATATTGTTGTACTTTGCTAGTGGTgttaaaagaaaagtttgGATTGGTTTTCAAAGggtttatttgaaaaattacatAGATGGAAAAGTTTATAATTAGATACCGTGTTTCTAAAATACTACGCGTCTGTTTTTAGGAAAGTGAGTGCtcttttgatcaaactTACTAGTATGGGTTACTCTGATGCCTAGAAGAAGTTCATGTTGTACCTATCAAGTCAAACTTTGTGACTGGTACGTCAGTGTTGATTGGTTCGTCTCGGAAAAGAATTTCATACACCGTCTGGAATCACAACCGAatcgaaaaaaaaaaaaaacacaTTACAGAACTGATCAACCATAAACACGTTGCTACAGATATCAACTATGAGCTCAATAGAAGGGGTATGTACTAACGCACTATGCAGTTCAATGTGTCTCACGGTACTAACGTCTCACTAGACACCATCACTGGAGCTTGATGAGGTGATTCAAAATAGAAGCCAACTCGTGTTTCTGGATAATGCCAGTAAATATTTCACCAAATCggaaaaacaacaagttgatattgaaaagacTAGTAATAGGTTCAAATATCTCCTTGGATTAACTGGGCTATTCCGTCATTTCATTGAAGCTAAAGCTAATAAAGACCCACTTTTTCgtaaaattgttgatgatctACATGATCTGGAAGCCAAACATAAATCAACGAGTCATGATTCAATGAGGAGAAGGAAAACGGagaaggaagaagatgcggaattgttgaaagagcAAGGTTCAAGTAAGCAACCATTTGAGTTTACTGAGAGTCCGGGCTATGTCAATGGTGAATTGAGACCTTATCAAATCCAAGGTTTGAATTGGTTAGTTTCATTATATGAGAATAACTTGTCCGGT is from Candida orthopsilosis Co 90-125, chromosome 1 draft sequence and encodes:
- a CDS encoding Rme1 protein (protein similar to S. cerevisiae meiotic regulator Rme1p), translating into MSPLAAILQSYHAKVEEKNPIYHPVKKSGSLTSLSIDEVVVRVPSVSNDQNFTCQSAILLNEMLAQTPKPQFNDDAVLSHVRPVSVLFGAKDWLTDKVTIGFANHHCPQLSTSYPPNSSGFKFSNECDTNDRSNGQKPETSRNPSSTSSLSSANTVVSSIPVSKLYQNPHKAIEQSQLNQIQTDNDLYSLVEQNLRFTPTLYRMSPFAISHEFSIDDTQETCPLSICPWQLQPNKINYSQPTPIHLKLKRGLLENIQDVFNQTVDDDDEGILNLDQQEGSGFHDCIMEMSVPPSTSPKYYSLSRLSSPQLTKLSMFKFTTTPAPPDTFEIPVAPETTPVSNAGISVNVSPFSEHDENNHSDDDIAICKTETSPKSTWSDSSDFYHAATSGLDASRLKDYKKAFFGQYSKASITKVKMAESDKKFLRKNDSKSNYFTLIDNLDIFTCSKFACARRYNCPVKECPMYFLGIKKKAELKHHVHYEHLKNGLVKFSCREYEDEIMKILFVCNEAGCGKAFYRCDSLNRHVNLVHGNRRKGGVKRKLAVVVGEAENVDDEYVVNYDGDSELDNQSVSDSKVGTTSGKRRKLSN